Genomic window (Lewinellaceae bacterium):
TTCGTCTCAGCCGATTTTTCAATGACGATCTTGCTGTTCTCAGCGACGAGGTAGTACTTATCCCAGTCGAAGTTCTCCGCGTTGACGGAATAAATCTCCAAGGCAGCATACTGGCGGTCTGAGCCGGTAAACTGACGAGACCACATGCAGGCCAGGCGGGCATCTTCTCCTTCGTGAGCGATGATGGTGCCGGTAAATGCCGCGTTGAGCACCGCTTCGATCGGCGCGTCGGAAGCATTGTTGGGATCCTCCTGGTAGCTGTCTACAAAGTCACTGCAGGCAGAGAGGCTCAGCAGTGAAAACCCAAGGAGGGTTGAAAAAATATTTTTGATTGTCATAATACCTTTCATTTTAGTGATTAGAAGTTGAGGTTGAGCGCTATCCTATAGGTGCGGGTACCCGGGTTCTGGAAGTAATCCAGGCCGAATCCGTTCTGGCCGGCACCGGTCAGGTTGGTATCCGGGTCGTTGCCCTGATAATCCGTCCACAGCAGCAGGTTCCTGCCGGTAAAGGACAGGGAAGCGCCGCGCAGCCAGTTCGTCAGGTTGTTGCCAAAATTGTAAGATAGAGTCACCTCGCGTAGGCGCGTCCAGGTAGCGTCTTCAACAAACTCTTCCTCCGGGCCGGTAAAACCACTGCCGGGGCCACTGCGGTAGAACAGTTCTCCAACGAATACATCCCCTGCGCCGTAGTCTTTGATCTCGCCGCGAACCGTGTAGGATCCGTCGCCATTCCGCCAATACGGATATTGTTCGGCGACAGTCGCTCCGCCATGGACTTTAAGGGTATTAGCCTGTTGTTCTGTAAGGGTGGTTGTGGTCGTGGTATATTCAGCCATGCCAAAGTAGGCAAGAGCGCCGCGGGTTCCGTTCCAGATGTCTCCTCCTTCACTGTGGTCGAACAATACGTTCAGGCTAAATCCTTTGTAGTTGAGCAGGCCGCCAATACCGGCTTTCCAGTCCGGGTTGGGGTCGCCGATAACACCAGAGACGTCGCCCAACTGTGGGAATCCGTTTTCATCCAAATCCAGGTTGCCATTGGCATCGCGCGCCCAGGTGCCGGCGAAGAGTACGCCGAGTTGCTCTCCAACCACTGCCCGGGAGCTGCCGCCGGAGAAGCCCGCGAGCAGGAGCGATTCCGTGCCGGTCATCTTGGTTACTTCATTGCGGTTGCGGGTAAAGTTGCCATAGATGTTGAAGCTCAGGTCCTGGTTGTCGATGATGCCGAAGTCTACTTCCAGTTCGATCCCCTTGTTCTCGATAGAAGCTGCATTGGCGATCTGCTGGGTAAAGCCGGTGGAAGAAGGCTGGCCCACGGCGATGATCAGGTCATCCGTCGTGTTGGTGTAGTAAGTAAAGCCAAGGTTGATGCGGTCTTTCGCAAAACCCAGGTCAAGCCCTCCTTCGATCTCCGTTTTGATCTCCGGTTTGATCTCCGGGTTGCCGGCAATGGAGCTCTGGGCAAATGCTCCGCCATAAGCGCCGGGGTTTACGCCCGGGCCCCAGCCTTCGCCGAAACCGGTATTAGACGCTGTGGGAGCATAAAAGTCGAACCCCGTCAGATAGGGATCCGGGCCGCGCCCCACCTGGCCATAACCGGCGCGGATGCGGCCGGAAGAGAGGATATCGCGGTTCGACATCAGTTTGGTGAACTGCCAGGCTACGTCTGCTGCCGGGTAAAATACCGAGTTGTCGTTCACCGGAAGGGTGGACAACCAGTCATTACGGCCCGACAGGTTCAGGTAGACCTGATCGTAGAATTCAAACCCGAGGGTAGCATAAATGCCTGCCGTACGAATCACCTCTTCGCGGTTGAACAGTTCATAGTTGGTCGCGTTGTTCAATTGCGGCGGAGAGAAGGGGTTGATGAAAGAACGGGAGTTGGTGCCGTGGTCGTCCAGCCGCTGGTCATTTAAACCGACCCCTGCCAAAGCTGCAAGGGCGATATCGTCGGTCAGTTCGAAACGCGCGCGCGCTATAAAGTCGGAGTTGATCTGCGTCCGGGTGATTGTTTCCTTGGTGAAACGGCCTCCGCCATTGCTGCCGGAAGAGATCACCGGATAAACGTCTTCTCTTTCATCGGTGTAAGTATCCAGGCCGGTGCGGGCCGTCAGGTTCAACCAGGAGGTTGGTTCATAGCGCAACTCGACCTTGCCGAGGATGCGGTTGACCTTGGTGGTGCTTTCGATGTTGCGGATCATCCAGGCCGGGTTGTCATAAATGGAGTTCGTATTGGCGCCCAGCGGGTTGCGGTAAGCGCGCTGGCGGTCTGGAAAAGCTTTGCCGTCTGCATTGACATAGGTGCCCACGTATACGCCGTCGTTAAAGTCGATGGCGCTGCGCAGGCCGCCCAGAAACAGGCCGTTCAGGTTGGACCCCATTTGCACCCGGTTGGAAGTGGAATAGGTATAACCGGCATTGACATCGACAGTGAATTTATTGCCCAGGCGGGTGGTCGCATTCAGCCGGGCTGTCGTTCGGTCGTAATCGCTCCCCGATTTGATGACCCCTTCCTGGCGCAGGTTGGCCACGCTGAAGTACACAGAGCCATTCTCGGTAGCAGAGGTCACTCCCAGCGAATTAGAAACGGTGGAACCAGTCTGGAAAAGCGTCTCGTAAGGGCTGAAAACATCCCGGGAGTTCTTGCCTCCGTGAGTATTGTCGTTTGTGCCATTGGCAAGAGCATAGTAACGCGTTCCATCAGCCGTTTCGAAATAGCCGGCATAGCCAGCTGCATTCGGGTCAGTAATGAAAGCATCGGTCCCCCCCGGGCGGTCGGCGATGCGGTCGCCCCAGGAAAGGCCGCCACTGGGCACAAACTGAAACTTGCCATTGATACCCCTCCCGTAGGCAGTGTTCAACGGAACTTCCCGGTTAACCTCGTCAAAGGCAACGGAACTATTGAAGGTCACATTCCACTGTTTGTTGCGGTTGTACCGCCCTTTCTTGGTAGTGATGACGATCACGCCGTTAGCGGCGCGGGATCCCCAGACCGCAGCCGCAGAAGCGCCGCGCAGGACTTCGACGCTGGCGATGTCTTCCGGGTTGATGTCATTGAGGCGCGACTGCTGGGTCACGCCGCCACCCGATCCCAGGCTACCCGAGTTGCCCCGGGCCTGGCCGCCGAATGCTTCTCCGTAATAGGAGTCGTTGAAAATGGGAACCCCGTCAATCACGATCAGCGGTTGCAGGTCTCCGGTAATGGAGGTAGCGCCCCGAATCTGAATCCGGGAACCCGAGCCGGGGTCGCCGGAGGAAGAGACGATGTTGATCCCCGCCGACTTGCCGGCCAGGCTGTTGATGAGGCCCACTTCCCCCGAACGGGTCAGCGCGCCGCCTTCAACTGTTGAAGAAGCTACCCCAACCTTGGATCTTTTGGTCTCAAACCCCAAAGCGGTAACGACAATTTCATCCAAAAGCTCAGCGCTTTCGCTCAAGGCAACATCTACGACATCGGAGGCGCCGAGTTCAATTTCCCTGTTCGCATATCCCGTGTAACTGATCACTAAAACATTGCTACCCTCCGGAACGCGTACAGAATAAGCGCCTTCAACATCAGTCACTGTACCGGAGGTCGTCCCTTTGACCAGCACGCTCGCTCCAATTAGCGGAGTGCCCTCCTCATCGGTTACAGTACCCGTGACGGTGCGCTGGGCAACTGCTAGCGTAAATGCCAATAACACCATCGGCAGAACCATTAAGAGTTTCTTCATGGTAGAATTTTTTGATTAAGGAAAAGTGAGTAAAGAGTTTAGTTTAAATGCTGTATAGAATCGCATCCTGCGGGATGCAGTTGATTACTTTTCCAGTCTTTAACACGTAATAAGGAATGGTCAGGCGGAGAGGTTTTTGCTCTCAGCCGGGTGAGTTTGATGAAAAGGCAAGTGCGAATACTAATCTGTTGCACACACTAAACCCTCGAAGATCAAGGGTTTTAAATTTCAGGCGGCCATGCGTCTAACGTTGAACATCGTTGATAGCCAATGGGTTGCCAAGCCTTGTCGAACCTCGAACGCCGAACAACCGAACGCCGAACTTGTCCAGCCTTAGACCAGTAGCCTTTCAGGCTATTGCTCAATAACTAATAACGCTCAAAAATACTTAACGCTGCCTCAAACCGCAATTTCTTTCTCAACAACCACATCCCCGGGAGGCGCGAGAAAAATCTGTACACGGCCGCCCCGGCAAGCCTCCTCTGCAGATAGAAATTGCCGTATAATGCGCAATTATACGGCAACTTTCGGTTTAGAAAAAAAATGAGACGCTTTTTATTCTGTTAACCTCGCCGTAAAACACACTCACGCATATTGAGAATGCTAAAGTAGGGGTTGTGCAGGCACAATTATCCTACCCGGGTGTGTAGTTTTTCCGGCGAACAGAACAGCTTTCTGCGCTAGATTTTCGTCAACTTCAAAACCAGCGGCTCTCCAACTGGCTGGCCGCAGGCCCCGTCGACGTTATCTGTGAGGGTGATCGTAAACTCCTTGTCGTCTTCGTATTCATTGATCCCGTCCTGTTCGAAAACAAAGCTGGGGCCTCCGCAACTCAGGCCCGTGTCGGTCCGGTTGACCACCAGGATTCCACAGGTGACGACAAAGGTGAAGTCCTGGTCAAAAGTCAAGTACTTGCCGGAGAAGGTTCGCTGTATCGGGCCGGCGGAAGTAAGTGTTACCTCCTCGGGCGTCCAGCGGTAGTCGTTGCCAAAGAAAGGGTCCGAAGGGCCGGAAACCTGCTCCAGCAGGTACTTGCCGGTGGCAAAGCCTTCCGTCAAAGGGCATTGCACAAAGACGACGATCTGGGTGGTAAAACTGGTCGTCGCCGACGAGTTCTGAATATTGGGCGTCACGTTGTTGATAGACACCTCGTTGTTGACTTCGATGACGGAAGGGTACACCCGGCCGTCTTTCAGGGTGGTGGTATTGTAAATGGTCACCTGGTCGAGGCCGTCGAAGTCTTCTGCCTGCAGGCCCAGCGCATTTTTGAGGTCGTCGAAGGTGATTTCCACGCCCCGCAGTACCCCGTCCTGAAAGCTGCCGGGCTCGATCGTCCTCAGAAACGACCGATCCGAAGTCGACCCTTCGCTGAAGTCAAAGAAATCGACATGGAGGTCTACCTTCTCCACATCCTCAATATTTTCAGAATAGAAATCCAGGACGACTTTGGCCGAGGCCGGATCTTCTTTATTGATGGTGGAAAAATCCGGATCCACGACGATGCGCATGTTTACGGCGTCCTGGAAATCCGGAAAGGGGTTTTTGTCCTCCACGCAGGAGTTCAAAAAGGCAAAGGTGCCCGTGAGAAAAAATACAACCAGATATTTTGATGTCTTCATGATCGTTTTTCTTTTTGATGTTGAAATAATTCGTTGGGGGAGGGGGTGGGTTGTGTAAATGTGTAAACGTATACCACCTGGCTCAGCTTTGCCCGTACACCGTACACTTCCCCGCTCAACCTTGCTCGTACACCGTACACCGTCCGGCTCAGCTTTGCCCGTACACCGTCCACCTCCCGGCTCAGCTTTGCCCGTACACCGTCCACCTCCCGGCTCAGCTTTGCCCGTACACCGTACACCGTCCGGCCCAGCTTTGCCCGTCCACCGTCCACCTCCCGGCTCAGCTTTGCCCGTACACCGTACACCGTCCACCGTCCACCTCCCCGCCCTCTCCTGGCTTTACTTATCCCAAAACACCCCATCCGAAGTGATATTGCGCTGTGCGGGCGCATTCGGGTTCCGGTTCAGCTCGCTTTGCGGGTAGGGAAAGGCCAGCGGGTAGAGCCGGGCCGAAGCCGTCACGTTGAGGTTGTCCGTGTTCGGGTCGTGCAGCCGGGGGTAGCCCGTGCGGCGGAAGTCGGTATAGGCATCCACGCCGAAGCCGTAGGTGGCGATCCACTTTTGAGTCATGATGTGCTCCAGCTTGCCCTCCTCATCGGCGGCGTCGTAGCGCTCCAGGACTGCCGCGATGTACGCTTCAACGTCTTCCTCCGCCAGGGCCGGAGCGCTGGCAGCAGCGGCAATCTCGTCTACCTTGTCGAAAGAAGCGCGCATGGCTTCTTCCAGCAAAGCGCGCGCGTCGCCATCCGTAACGCCGGCAATAGCCAGCTCGGCTTCCAGGTATTTGCGGGCGTAGTAGGTCAGCAGCCGCTGCGGCGTGTCGGCCGCGCCGTTGAAGTTGACCGCCCCGCCCTGGCCGTCGTCATAGCGGCCGCCGATAGGGTAGAGGCCCATAACCGTCGCAGAAGACGACTGGTCGAAGCCTTCGTTCGGGTCGATGTTGAAGGAAAACATCCAGATGGAAAGGAAAGCCGTGCCGGAACGGGAAGGGCAATACGAACAAGGGTTCTCCGCATCGGCGTCGGTGGATCCCTCCGGCAGC
Coding sequences:
- a CDS encoding SusC/RagA family TonB-linked outer membrane protein → MKKLLMVLPMVLLAFTLAVAQRTVTGTVTDEEGTPLIGASVLVKGTTSGTVTDVEGAYSVRVPEGSNVLVISYTGYANREIELGASDVVDVALSESAELLDEIVVTALGFETKRSKVGVASSTVEGGALTRSGEVGLINSLAGKSAGINIVSSSGDPGSGSRIQIRGATSITGDLQPLIVIDGVPIFNDSYYGEAFGGQARGNSGSLGSGGGVTQQSRLNDINPEDIASVEVLRGASAAAVWGSRAANGVIVITTKKGRYNRNKQWNVTFNSSVAFDEVNREVPLNTAYGRGINGKFQFVPSGGLSWGDRIADRPGGTDAFITDPNAAGYAGYFETADGTRYYALANGTNDNTHGGKNSRDVFSPYETLFQTGSTVSNSLGVTSATENGSVYFSVANLRQEGVIKSGSDYDRTTARLNATTRLGNKFTVDVNAGYTYSTSNRVQMGSNLNGLFLGGLRSAIDFNDGVYVGTYVNADGKAFPDRQRAYRNPLGANTNSIYDNPAWMIRNIESTTKVNRILGKVELRYEPTSWLNLTARTGLDTYTDEREDVYPVISSGSNGGGRFTKETITRTQINSDFIARARFELTDDIALAALAGVGLNDQRLDDHGTNSRSFINPFSPPQLNNATNYELFNREEVIRTAGIYATLGFEFYDQVYLNLSGRNDWLSTLPVNDNSVFYPAADVAWQFTKLMSNRDILSSGRIRAGYGQVGRGPDPYLTGFDFYAPTASNTGFGEGWGPGVNPGAYGGAFAQSSIAGNPEIKPEIKTEIEGGLDLGFAKDRINLGFTYYTNTTDDLIIAVGQPSSTGFTQQIANAASIENKGIELEVDFGIIDNQDLSFNIYGNFTRNRNEVTKMTGTESLLLAGFSGGSSRAVVGEQLGVLFAGTWARDANGNLDLDENGFPQLGDVSGVIGDPNPDWKAGIGGLLNYKGFSLNVLFDHSEGGDIWNGTRGALAYFGMAEYTTTTTTLTEQQANTLKVHGGATVAEQYPYWRNGDGSYTVRGEIKDYGAGDVFVGELFYRSGPGSGFTGPEEEFVEDATWTRLREVTLSYNFGNNLTNWLRGASLSFTGRNLLLWTDYQGNDPDTNLTGAGQNGFGLDYFQNPGTRTYRIALNLNF